CGCTCTCGTAGCGCTGGCGCAGCTCGTTGTACAGCGTCGCGGCAATGGTGACCGCGCGCGTAAGGCGCGACTCGTCAATCGCGCGCGGCGGGATCTCGCGCAGCTCGTCCGACGCGGAGCCGACCAGCGCATCCACGGCCGCGATCTGGTCGTCCAGGCTCGCGGCGACCGTGCCGGCAAGCTGCGGCACGACCTCACGCTGCAGGGCGTCCGCCTCGCGCAGCGCGCTGCGCACCAGCGGGTGCTCATCCGTGTACTGCTGCTGCAGCGCGCGCAGCGTCGCACGCTGCTCGGTCAGCTCGGTCAGCGCCTGCGTCAGCTCGGGCGACGACTGGACGGCGCCGATCGCGGACAGCGCGTCGATCGACAGCGTGCCGTTCTCGTTCTCGGCAAGCAGTCGCCGGATCGCGTCGCGGTCACGCGCCAGCGCTTCACGCTGGATCTTCAGCTCGAAGAAGTTGTCGTACGCGGACGCGCGCGTCGCCTCCACACCGGGAGTGACCGGCGTCGCATCCGAGGGCAGCGTGATCGTGCGGATCCGGAAGCTTTCCAGCGCGAGCTCGGCCTGCCGGAGGTTCTCCTCCGCATACACGAGCTGCGTTTCCAGGATCTGGCGCAGCTCGCTCAGCTTGCCGCGCTTCAGCTCCGCCGCGACGTCGACGTAGCGGTCCGCCAGCTCGTTGGTCACCTGCGAGACCTGCTCGGGATGACCGCCCGAGTAGGCGATGAACAGGAAGTTGCCGCCGCTCGCCATCTGCGCGTCCAGCGACTGGCTCAACCGCGCCGCCGCGGTGCGCGGGTGCAACAGGCGGAACACGATGCTGCGCCCGGGCGTCAATGCGGCGGCCGTCGGGTGCCAGTCGATGCCGATCTCGCGGCCGACCGGCATGCCCACCGGTGCCTGTGCGACGAGCTGACCATCATGTTCCCGGCGCAGCTCCACCATCCGGCCGGCGCCGTCCACCGTGGCGACGTACGAGCCGGGCTGGTACACGCTGTCGGTCTTCAGCGTCGACAGCACGTCGCGGTCGCGCGTCCTGTACTCCAGGTACAGCCGCTGCTCACGCACCACGTGGTCCAGCACGGCATCCGACGCCAGCAGCTCGAGCCACGCGCCGCCCTGCAACAGCTCCGCCGACTGGATCGGCCCCTCGAAGTCGCTTTCCCGGGTCGCAACCGAGACCCACAGCCGGGTGCGCGCCGTGTACTCCGGCTCCACGAACCGGCTGACGGCAATGCCCGCCGCCGTACCGACGAGCAGCAGCCCGATGACCAGCCATCTGTAATAAAGGACCGCACCCAGCATCCGCTTCAGGCCCGCGGAGCCGGTGCCCTCCTCTTCCGCGAAGTCCGCGTCGGCAAAATCGAACCGGCGCGGCACGCCAGGCGGCGGCACCTCCGCAGGAGGGGCGGCCTGGCCGTTCACCGGCGCCGGAAGATTGTCTCGATCCATGTGTGCAGCCGTCTGTGCGGTGGATACGGCAATGGCACGCGCGACGAAGCAATGAGCTTGCCGATGCCGGCACACGCGTGAACCCGTTGGCCGCCATGCGTCTGCCGGGTGTGTCGTCGAGTCACCGTTGCATGATTGCAACGCGGGGGTCAGGTGTTGCGTTGCAACATTGCAACGTCGGACGGCGAAAAGTGCGTGGCGCATGCAACAGAATCATTGACGTGAGCCACTTAACGGGATTAGCGTAGGTGGTCACGCCGACGGTATTTCCGTTGCAGGAGGGGGCGACCCGAGCGGGCCCGGCAGGGTCCGGCAGGTGAGGTGGCTCCCTCGACCCAGACGAATCCGGAAACATGCCCGATGGGACCGCGATGATGCGGGCGGGTGATGCGAGGGGGCGCCGTATGCAAACCCAATCGAGGACGCGCGCGCCTGCAGGGCGCGGTGTCCAGCACTCCAACGGCGTCCGCCCGGAACCGCGCAGTCCTGTGAACGCAGCCGAGTCGCTGAATCTGACGGAGGAAGTGAAGTCCACGATCAAGGTGCTGATCGTGGACGACGAGGACACGCTGCGCGAGAGCTGCGGCAGTGTCCTGTCGGTGGAGGGGTACGACGTCGCGACGTGTGGGCAGGGGCACGAGGCGCTGACGCTGCTGAAGCGGCGGCCGTACGACATCGTGCTGCTGGACCTGCACATGTCGCAGGTCTTCGGGATGGACCTGCTGCAGGCATGCCTGGAGGCGTACCCGGACACGATCATCATCATCATGACGGGCAACCCGAGCGTCGAATCGAGCATCGAGGCGCTGCGGGCGGGAGCCTGGGACTACCTGCCGAAGCCGTTCGCTGCGAGCCACCTGCAGATCCTGTT
This sequence is a window from Longimicrobiales bacterium. Protein-coding genes within it:
- a CDS encoding polysaccharide biosynthesis tyrosine autokinase; translated protein: MDRDNLPAPVNGQAAPPAEVPPPGVPRRFDFADADFAEEEGTGSAGLKRMLGAVLYYRWLVIGLLLVGTAAGIAVSRFVEPEYTARTRLWVSVATRESDFEGPIQSAELLQGGAWLELLASDAVLDHVVREQRLYLEYRTRDRDVLSTLKTDSVYQPGSYVATVDGAGRMVELRREHDGQLVAQAPVGMPVGREIGIDWHPTAAALTPGRSIVFRLLHPRTAAARLSQSLDAQMASGGNFLFIAYSGGHPEQVSQVTNELADRYVDVAAELKRGKLSELRQILETQLVYAEENLRQAELALESFRIRTITLPSDATPVTPGVEATRASAYDNFFELKIQREALARDRDAIRRLLAENENGTLSIDALSAIGAVQSSPELTQALTELTEQRATLRALQQQYTDEHPLVRSALREADALQREVVPQLAGTVAASLDDQIAAVDALVGSASDELREIPPRAIDESRLTRAVTIAATLYNELRQRYESARLATETAIPDVRILDAASVPQYPSSNPSVQIILLAIVGSLGLGVGLAILLERFDPRIRYPEQVSDRLHLRILGGLPHLQSATRRNGRPDRSEAVEALRSVRLNLTHAYGAAGPMILTISSPGPGDGKSFVSGNLGLSFADLGRRTLLIDGDTRRGTLHRLLGVDRIPGLTDYLAGRAELDEVIKSTSTPGLDLIPCGTRFASAPELLSSPRMGLLLAHIRATYQVILVDSPPLGAGVDPLVLATATGNLMVVIRTGTTDRSMAEDKIAMLGQLPIRVLGAVVNGLRAGSGHRYQQYYSYLPGYAADDEAGERVKLLEPA